In the Populus trichocarpa isolate Nisqually-1 chromosome 1, P.trichocarpa_v4.1, whole genome shotgun sequence genome, one interval contains:
- the LOC7465101 gene encoding scarecrow-like protein 14: MNNLFQEYPNSMNRFVFDHASVSFSPNRDLVNGYKLNDTLSSPNPSFNYFNPESPSDSTSSSSSSNSCSEVYGPSNNVTLKFISDVLLEEDLEGKTCMLQDCLTLQAAEKSLYDVLGQEYPHSSNQILSCFNQNVESPNDGVTWINNTGSTNGYHTANNLVEKSDWIFDQADLELSQVPQSSPVLSLEKTPLGTDFQGPAHPYEMLSKGEGEAGISLSTSDYLMSSPERSSSNPPDKEERGYSPNSSRGRKNHQREDSDDLEEERGKKHSALSPAESEQSELFDEVLLCSGAQNVSASCALLDKSQNGAGRNEQRKGSNGRAARAKRKENKEEVVDLSSLLTQCAQAVAIGDQRTASELLKQIRQHSSPFGDANQRLAHYFANALDTRLAGTMTPTFAPIASHRTSAAESVKAYQVYVRACPFKRMSNFFANRTILKLAKKATRLHIIDFGILYGFQWPCLIQRLSERPGGPPRLRITGIELPQPDFRPAERVEETGRRLEKYCERFKVPFEYDAIAQKWETIRYEDLRIDEDEMIVVNSLYRLRNLPDDTVVENSARDAVLKLINKIKPDMFIHGVVNGAFNAPYFVTRFREALYHYSSLFDMFEANVSREDENRMLFEKERYGREIINVIACEGTSRVERPETYKQWQSRNLRAGFRQLTLDPELFKDVRSVVKSEYHKDFVVDADGQWMLQGWKGRIIHALSVWEPVQE, encoded by the coding sequence ATGAATAACCTTTTCCAAGAATACCCAAATTCCATGAACAGATTCGTATTTGACCACGCTTCAGTTTCTTTCTCTCCAAATAGGGATCTTGTTAATGGATATAAACTCAATGATACCTTGAGTAGTCCAAAtccatcttttaattatttcaatcctGAATCGCCTAGTGACtcaacatcatcatcttcttcctcaAATTCATGTTCTGAAGTATATGGTCCAAGCAATAATGTTACTCTCAAGTTCATAAGCGATGTGCTTTTGGAGGAGGACTTGGAGGGTAAGACATGTATGTTGCAGGACTGTTTAACCCTCCAAGCCGCCGAGAAATCCTTATACGATGTCCTTGGTCAGGAGTACCCCCATTCGTCGAATCAAATTCTTTCTTGTTTCAATCAAAATGTTGAAAGCCCGAATGATGGTGTCACTTGGATTAACAATACTGGTAGCACCAACGGCTATCATACTGCTAACAACTTGGTTGAAAAATCCGATTGGATTTTTGATCAAGCTGATTTGGAGTTATCTCAAGTACCGCAATCCTCTCCGGTTCTCTCCCTTGAAAAAACCCCTCTAGGAACAGATTTCCAAGGTCCGGCGCATCCTTATGAGATGCTCAGCAAAGGGGAAGGAGAAGCCGGCATTTCTCTTTCAACTAGTGATTATTTGATGTCATCTCCAGAGCGCAGCTCCTCCAACCCTCCGGACAAGGAGGAGAGAGGCTACTCACCAAATAGTTCACGGGGAAGGAAAAATCATCAGCGCGAAGATAGTGATGATTTAGAAGAAGAGAGGGGCAAGAAGCATTCTGCACTTTCTCCTGCAGAGTCCGAGCAGTCAGAGTTGTTTGACGAGGTATTGCTTTGTTCAGGTGCACAGAATGTGTCTGCATCATGTGCTCTTCTGGACAAGTCACAAAATGGAGCAGGGAGAAATGAACAGAGAAAAGGGTCTAATGGTAGAGCGGCACGCgcaaagagaaaggaaaataaagaagaagttgTGGATTTGAGCTCTCTCCTCACCCAATGTGCACAAGCTGTGGCAATTGGTGACCAAAGAACTGCAAGTGAGCTACTTAAGCAGATTAGGCAACACTCTTCTCCATTTGGTGATGCAAATCAAAGGTTGGCGCATTACTTTGCTAATGCCCTTGATACACGTTTAGCCGGCACTATGACACCTACATTTGCACCAATTGCAAGTCACAGAACATCAGCAGCTGAGAGTGTAAAAGCTTATCAGGTATATGTTAGAGCATGCCCATTCAAAAGGATGTCTAATTTCTTCGCCAACAGGACAATTCTGAAACTTGCAAAGAAAGCAACAAGACTACACATTATTGATTTTGGCATTCTTTACGGTTTTCAATGGCCTTGCCTAATCCAGCGTTTATCAGAAAGACCTGGTGGACCTCCCAGGCTACGTATTACAGGAATTGAGCTTCCCCAACCAGATTTCCGGCCTGCAGAAAGGGTTGAGGAGACAGGCCGTCgcttagaaaaatattgtgaGAGGTTTAAAGTCCCTTTCGAGTATGATGCCATAGCACAGAAATGGGAAACCATCAGATATGAGGATCTCAGAATTGACGAAGACGAGATGATTGTCGTCAACAGTTTATATCGGCTAAGGAACCTCCCCGATGACACAGTTGTGGAGAATAGTGCAAGAGACGCTGTTTTGAAGTTGATCAACAAGATCAAACCAGACATGTTTATCCATGGGGTTGTAAATGGTGCTTTCAATGCGCCATACTTTGTCACTAGGTTCCGAGAGGCACTCTACCATTACTCCTCATTGTTTGATATGTTTGAGGCTAATGTGTCACGTGAAGATGAAAACAGAATGCTGTTTGAAAAAGAGCGATACGGAAGAGAGATTATCAATGTGATAGCATGTGAGGGCACATCAAGAGTTGAAAGGCCAGAGACATACAAGCAGTGGCAGTCGAGAAATCTGAGAGCTGGGTTCAGGCAACTTACCTTAGATCCGGAGCTTTTCAAGGACGTGAGATCTGTGGTGAAATCAGAGTACCATAAAGATTTTGTTGTTGATGCAGATGGCCAGTGGATGCTTCAGGGATGGAAGGGGAGAATAATCCATGCTCTTTCTGTTTGGGAACCAGTCCAAGAATAA